Proteins from a genomic interval of Arthrobacter sp. CAN_C5:
- a CDS encoding UDP-N-acetylmuramate dehydrogenase: MTSLASLTTAGVGGPARTYVEARSEAEIIDAVRSADNSGEPLLIIAGGSNLIIADDGFAGTVVRLASTGFTVNDDNATCGGVMVTAEAGQNWDALVEYTVLHAFSGLEALSGIPGSTGATPVQNVGAYGSDVSQTLATVRTWDRETKTVKSFTNYELKFGYRDSLLKHTTVDGSPRYVVLTVEFQLALGRMSAPVKYAELAREVGVNIGERAYANDVRRAVLKLRAAKGMVLDPADRDTFSTGSFFTNPIVDAGTAATLPENAPRYPTAKDGQVKLSAAWLIDQAGFGKGFGLAGDDGFAAAGGRASLSTKHTLAVTNRGGASAADLLAIAALVADGVDHQFGIRLHPEPLLIGCALQP, encoded by the coding sequence GTGACCTCGCTTGCATCGCTGACCACAGCAGGGGTGGGCGGTCCCGCCCGCACCTACGTGGAGGCCCGCTCCGAAGCGGAGATCATCGACGCCGTCCGGTCCGCCGATAATTCCGGCGAGCCGCTACTGATCATCGCCGGTGGGTCCAACCTGATCATCGCCGACGACGGCTTTGCCGGCACCGTGGTGCGGCTGGCATCCACCGGATTTACGGTGAACGACGACAACGCCACCTGTGGCGGTGTCATGGTCACGGCGGAGGCTGGCCAGAACTGGGATGCCCTGGTGGAGTACACCGTGCTGCACGCCTTTTCCGGGCTGGAGGCGCTGTCAGGGATTCCCGGGTCCACCGGAGCGACCCCGGTGCAAAATGTCGGGGCCTATGGTTCCGACGTCTCGCAGACTCTCGCGACGGTCCGCACCTGGGACCGCGAGACCAAAACTGTTAAGTCCTTTACAAACTATGAATTGAAGTTTGGGTACCGGGACTCGCTGTTGAAGCACACCACCGTTGACGGTTCGCCCCGCTACGTGGTGTTGACCGTTGAATTCCAGCTGGCGCTTGGACGGATGAGCGCCCCGGTCAAGTACGCCGAGCTGGCGCGGGAGGTCGGTGTGAACATCGGCGAGCGGGCTTATGCCAATGACGTCCGGCGGGCAGTTCTGAAGTTGCGCGCCGCCAAGGGGATGGTGCTCGACCCGGCGGACCGGGACACGTTTAGTACCGGATCCTTCTTTACCAACCCCATCGTGGATGCGGGGACAGCGGCGACGCTGCCCGAGAACGCCCCGCGGTATCCCACCGCGAAAGACGGTCAGGTGAAACTCTCGGCGGCCTGGCTGATCGACCAGGCCGGCTTTGGGAAGGGCTTTGGACTGGCAGGGGACGACGGGTTCGCGGCCGCTGGTGGCAGGGCATCCCTGTCGACCAAGCACACCCTCGCCGTCACCAACCGCGGCGGCGCCTCGGCTGCAGATCTCCTGGCCATCGCCGCTCTGGTAGCTGACGGCGTCGACCACCAGTTCGGGATCCGCCTCCACCCCGAGCCGCTGCTGATCGGCTGCGCGCTCCAGCCCTAG
- the asd gene encoding aspartate-semialdehyde dehydrogenase, whose amino-acid sequence MTTAVNSSSSLPSVGFVGWRGMVGSVLMQRMQDEGDFRLINPVFFSTSNAGGAAPSFAEGAPALQDAYDVDALAKLSTIVTAQGGDYTAEVYPKLRDSGWDGLWIDAASTLRMESSSIIVLDPVNRDVIDAGLSRGVRDFVGGNCTVSCMLMGLGGLFRNGLVEWGTSMTYQAASGGGARHMRELLNQFGAIHGSVAANLEDPASAILAIDQAVLAQQRNPGMDASQFGVPLAGSVLPWIDADLGNGVSREEWKAGAETNKILGTDGAGGARIPFDGLCVRVGAMRSHSQALTLKLTEDIPLAEIERLIDQDNEWATVIPNTKEATLSHLTPVAATGSLTVPVGRLRKMEMGPQYLSAFTVGDQLLWGAAEPLRRMLLISTGNL is encoded by the coding sequence ATGACTACAGCAGTAAACAGTTCATCGTCCCTGCCCAGCGTCGGTTTTGTGGGCTGGCGCGGCATGGTGGGATCGGTCCTGATGCAGCGGATGCAGGACGAGGGCGACTTCCGCCTGATCAACCCCGTGTTCTTCTCCACCTCCAACGCGGGAGGCGCCGCGCCGTCGTTCGCTGAGGGCGCCCCTGCCCTTCAGGACGCGTACGACGTCGATGCGCTGGCGAAGCTGTCCACCATCGTGACTGCCCAGGGCGGTGACTACACCGCCGAGGTGTACCCGAAACTACGCGACAGTGGCTGGGACGGCCTGTGGATCGACGCCGCGTCGACGCTGCGGATGGAGTCCAGCTCAATCATCGTGCTCGATCCGGTCAACCGTGATGTCATCGACGCGGGGCTCTCCCGCGGTGTACGTGATTTCGTGGGCGGGAACTGCACCGTCTCCTGCATGCTGATGGGTCTCGGCGGACTGTTCCGCAACGGCCTGGTCGAGTGGGGCACCTCGATGACCTACCAGGCGGCTTCCGGCGGCGGTGCCCGCCACATGCGCGAGCTTCTGAACCAGTTTGGTGCCATCCATGGCTCGGTGGCCGCCAACCTTGAGGATCCGGCGTCGGCCATCCTGGCCATCGACCAGGCGGTCCTCGCCCAACAGCGCAACCCGGGGATGGATGCCTCACAGTTCGGGGTACCGCTCGCCGGTTCGGTGCTGCCCTGGATTGACGCCGATCTGGGCAACGGCGTGTCCCGCGAGGAGTGGAAGGCCGGCGCCGAAACGAACAAGATCCTGGGCACCGATGGCGCCGGGGGTGCACGGATCCCGTTTGACGGCCTCTGCGTCCGGGTGGGTGCCATGCGTTCCCACTCCCAGGCGCTGACCCTGAAGCTCACCGAAGACATTCCGCTCGCTGAGATTGAGCGACTGATCGACCAGGACAACGAGTGGGCCACGGTCATCCCGAACACCAAAGAGGCAACACTGTCCCACCTCACCCCCGTCGCGGCGACCGGTTCCCTGACGGTTCCTGTGGGCAGGCTCCGAAAGATGGAGATGGGGCCGCAGTACCTCAGCGCCTTCACTGTGGGCGATCAGCTGCTGTGGGGAGCCGCCGAACCCCTGCGCCGGATGCTCCTCATCAGCACGGGAAACCTCTAG
- a CDS encoding dihydrofolate reductase — MSSQNRGIIDAIGREPFIGMIWAQTENGVIGKDGGMPWRLPEDMEHFKRTTLGHPVIMGRHTWQSFPAKYRPLPDRTNIVVSKHGLEAGELAGAVVVDSLDDAFVEARRSPGAEQIWVIGGGQIYEAALPVAQAAVVTVIESTTKGDTFAPTLGPDWQLDGVTPQQGWLSGANGTRYRISLWTKGTD; from the coding sequence ATGAGCTCCCAGAATCGCGGCATCATCGACGCCATAGGCCGGGAACCATTCATCGGCATGATCTGGGCCCAGACCGAGAACGGGGTCATCGGCAAGGACGGCGGCATGCCATGGCGCCTCCCCGAGGACATGGAACACTTCAAGCGAACCACGCTGGGCCACCCGGTAATCATGGGCCGGCATACCTGGCAGTCGTTCCCGGCCAAGTACCGCCCGTTGCCGGACCGGACCAACATCGTGGTGAGCAAGCACGGACTTGAGGCGGGCGAGCTGGCGGGCGCCGTCGTCGTCGACTCCCTGGACGATGCATTCGTGGAGGCCCGGCGCAGCCCTGGTGCGGAGCAGATCTGGGTCATCGGCGGCGGGCAGATCTATGAGGCGGCGCTGCCGGTTGCCCAGGCTGCGGTGGTCACGGTCATCGAGTCGACCACCAAGGGCGACACGTTCGCCCCTACGCTCGGCCCGGACTGGCAACTCGACGGGGTGACCCCGCAGCAGGGGTGGCTCTCCGGAGCCAACGGCACCCGTTACCGGATCAGCCTCTGGACCAAGGGCACCGACTAG
- a CDS encoding thymidylate synthase — translation MANGVVKTDRTGTGTRSVFGRQLRFDLADSFPLVTTKRVHFKSVALELLWFLRGDSNVSWLQERGVKIWNEWAADDGELGPVYGVQWRSWPTPDGGHIDQIAQVVQDLKDNPDSRRHLVSAWNVSELHNMALPPCHAFFQFYVADGKLSCQLYQRSADTFLGVPFNIASYALLTLMVAQQVGLEPGELIWTGGDVHIYDNHVEQVNEQLNRQPYPSPQLLVNRKPESIFDYTLEDFDVVNYQHHPTIKAPIAV, via the coding sequence ATGGCCAACGGAGTGGTCAAAACCGACCGTACCGGCACCGGAACGCGCAGCGTGTTCGGACGCCAACTGCGCTTTGACCTCGCCGATTCCTTCCCCCTTGTCACCACCAAGCGCGTGCACTTCAAATCGGTCGCCCTGGAACTGCTGTGGTTCCTCCGCGGCGACTCCAATGTGTCCTGGCTGCAGGAGCGCGGAGTGAAGATCTGGAACGAGTGGGCCGCCGACGACGGCGAACTTGGCCCGGTTTACGGCGTCCAGTGGCGCTCGTGGCCCACACCGGACGGCGGGCATATCGACCAGATCGCCCAGGTAGTGCAGGACCTTAAGGACAACCCCGACTCACGGCGCCACCTCGTCTCGGCCTGGAATGTCTCCGAACTGCACAACATGGCCCTGCCACCGTGCCACGCGTTCTTCCAGTTCTACGTGGCGGACGGCAAGCTGTCCTGCCAGCTCTACCAGCGCTCGGCCGACACCTTCCTCGGTGTCCCGTTCAATATTGCCTCCTACGCGCTGCTGACCCTGATGGTCGCCCAGCAGGTGGGCCTGGAGCCGGGGGAACTCATCTGGACGGGCGGGGACGTGCACATTTACGACAATCATGTCGAGCAGGTGAACGAACAACTGAACCGGCAGCCCTACCCAAGCCCGCAATTGCTGGTCAACCGTAAACCCGAGAGCATCTTCGATTACACGCTGGAGGACTTTGACGTGGTGAATTACCAACACCATCCCACCATCAAGGCGCCGATCGCCGTATGA